A single window of Plectropomus leopardus isolate mb chromosome 12, YSFRI_Pleo_2.0, whole genome shotgun sequence DNA harbors:
- the LOC121951316 gene encoding tripartite motif-containing protein 16-like, translating to MSKGNMAQGIQLDQAKFCCPICLDLLRDPVTIPCGHSYCMHCIKDHLDQDDHRRIYSCPQCRQIFNPRPAVVKNNMLAVVVEELKKTRVQAAPVSQCYAGPEDVACDVCKVKAFKSCLQCLASYCERHLQSHYDVAPLRKHKLVEATAKLQENICSRHQEVMKLFCRTDQRCICYLCSKDDHKGHTKVSAAAERTEKQRELWVTLKKIQQRIQDKEKDVKLFQQEEDAVNNSAENALRNTEKTLTELISIIERRVSDVREKVKSRQTTEVGRYRKVREKLEQEITELKRRDTELKKLSHTEDHTHFLLNYPSLARLSESKVPPSFKVRRLRYFEKVTVALSEAKDKLQEVLREEYVKISKTVTEADVSPPNPLAEPTTRVDFLQYARQVTLDPNTANTHLSISKGNRKAAYMREEQKYSVHPERFQSSWQVLSRESLTGRCYWEVERSGRGVLLAVAYKHISREGDMAKCMFGLNDKSWALDCYMNSLEFRHNNAKTAIPDINGKDTDKWASRLGVYLDHGAGILSFYSISETMTLLHRVQTTFTQPLYAGLWLSEGAAAELCELK from the coding sequence ATGTCAAAAGGCAACATGGCACAAGGGATTCAACTTGATCAGGCAAAATTCTGCTGCCCAATCTGTCTGGATCTACTGAGGGATCCGGTGACTATTCCTTGTGGTCACAGCTACTGCATGCACTGTATTAAGGACCACTTAGATCAAGACGATCATCGGAGGATCTACAGCTGCCCTCAGTGCAGGCAGATCTTCAACCCGAGGCCTGCTGTGgtgaaaaataacatgttggCAGTCGTAGTGGAGGAACTGAAGAAGACCAGAGTCCAAGCTGCTCCTGTCAGTCAGTGCTATGCTGGACCTGAAGATGTGGCCTGTGATGTGTGCAAGGTGAAAGCCTTTAAATCCTGTCTGCAGTGTCTGGCTTCTTATTGCGAGAGACACCTCCAGTCTCACTATGACGTAGCTCCCTTAAGGAAACATAAGCTGGTGGAAGCAACTGCAAAGCTTCAGGAGAACATCTGCTCCCGTCACCAAGAAGTGATGAAGTTGTTCTGTCGCACTGATCAGCGTTGCATCTGTTATCTCTGTTCGAAGGATGACCACAAAGGCCATACCAAagtctcagctgcagcagaaagaaCTGAGAAGCAGAGAGAACTTTGGGTGACtctgaaaaaaatccagcagAGGATCCAGGACAAAGAGAAAGATGTGAAGTTGTTTCAACAGGAAGAAGATGCCGTTAATAACTCTGCCGAAAATGCACTTAGGAACACTGAGAAGACCCTCACCGAGCTAATCAGTATCATTGAGAGAAGAGTTTCTGATGTTAGGGAGAAGGTTAAATCTCGGCAGACAACCGAAGTGGGGCGGTACAGAAAAGTTCGGGAGAAGCTGGAGCAGGAGATCACTGAGCTGAAGAGGAGAGACACTGAGCTGAAGAAgctctcacacactgaggatcacactcattttttattaaattaccCCTCTTTGGCACGTCTCAGTGAGTCTAAAGTCCCACCTAGTTTCAAAGTCCGCAGACTGCGATACTTTGAGAAGGTTACAGTGGCTCTGTCAGAGGCCAAAGATAAACTGCAGGAGGTTCTTCGTGAAGAATATGTAAAGATCTCAAAGACAGTAACTGAAGCAGATGTTTCACCACCAAATCCACTAGCAGAGCCCACGACCAGAGTGGACTTCTTACAGTACGCACGCCAAGTAACTCTGGATCCAAACACTGCGAACACACATCTGTCAATATCCAAGGGGAACAGAAAGGCAGCATACATGAGAGAAGAACAGAAGTATTCTGTTCATCCAGAAAGGTTTCAAAGTTCCTGGCAGGTCCTGAGTCGAGAGAGTCTGACTGGGCGCTGCTACTGGGAAGTGGAGAGGAGCGGGAGAGGAGTTCTGCTAGCAGTTGCATACAAACATATCAGCAGAGAAGGGGACATGGCTAAATGCATGTTTGGACTCAATGATAAGTCCTGGGCATTGGATTGTTACATGAATAGTTTAGAATTTAGACATAACAATGCAAAAACTGCCATCCCAGATATTAATGGAAAGGATACAGATAAATGGGCCTCAAGGTTAGGAGTGTACCTGGATCATGGTGCAGGTATTCTGTCCTTCTACAGCATCTCTGAAACCATGACTCTCCTCCACAGAGTCCAGACCACATTCACTCAGCCGCTCTATGCTGGACTTTGGCTTTCagaaggagctgctgctgagttGTGTGAGCTCAAGTAG